One Chlorobaculum limnaeum genomic window carries:
- a CDS encoding addiction module protein produces the protein MESVEELAKKAIVLDPQERVRLVEAILHSLDKPDPEIEKKWVAESEARYDAFKRGELQAEDWDDIRKRYER, from the coding sequence ATGGAATCTGTAGAGGAGTTGGCGAAGAAAGCCATTGTGCTCGATCCGCAGGAGAGAGTCCGGCTGGTGGAGGCTATTCTGCACAGCCTCGATAAGCCCGATCCTGAAATCGAGAAAAAATGGGTAGCCGAATCAGAGGCTCGCTATGATGCTTTCAAGCGCGGTGAGCTTCAGGCTGAGGATTGGGATGACATCCGAAAACGTTACGAACGTTGA
- a CDS encoding DUF2442 domain-containing protein, protein MKIAEVHPQPDWVLSIVAEDGRVGIFDVAPYLEFEAFEALRDHAEFLKVSNGGYFIEWECGADLSADTIEARWRVVEEDAAKVSAN, encoded by the coding sequence ATGAAAATTGCAGAGGTTCATCCGCAACCGGATTGGGTGTTGTCGATTGTCGCGGAAGATGGCCGTGTTGGCATTTTCGATGTTGCGCCTTATCTGGAATTTGAAGCATTTGAAGCGCTTCGAGACCATGCGGAATTTTTGAAGGTGAGTAACGGTGGATATTTCATCGAATGGGAGTGCGGCGCTGACTTGTCAGCCGACACTATTGAAGCGCGATGGCGGGTTGTGGAGGAAGATGCCGCGAAGGTATCAGCCAATTAG
- the aroA gene encoding 3-phosphoshikimate 1-carboxyvinyltransferase, giving the protein MSTFQGEVSTLPPDKSISHRAALIGALAEGSTEISNFSGGFDNQSTLSVLRDAGISVRQEELAAGDGRVVRRVVIESSGLWSFREPSAPLMCNNSGSTMRMMAGILAAQPFLSELVGDASLMKRPMKRVADPLRQMGAEISLSDAGTAPVVITGTKELKTIEYHLPVPSAQVKSLVAFAALHADGQSKIVEPIRSRDHTELMLGLETIDRPDGVREIIIDGRKPIAAKPFSVPADPSAACFMIALGLLGERSEIVLRNVCLNPTRVAYIEVLQEAGAGLGIENVRSEGGEPVGDIVVRSCSGLKPLRISDHGVVAGVIDEVPMLAVLSAFASGEFELHNAAELRTKESDRIDALVVNLERLGFECEQYADGFVVKGRPTVNREEAVIECFDDHRIAMSFAIAAEAAGASLRLSDRDVAGVSFPNFFAIIESLRQ; this is encoded by the coding sequence ATGAGCACTTTTCAGGGCGAAGTTTCCACCCTTCCACCGGACAAATCGATTTCCCACCGCGCGGCGCTTATCGGCGCGCTCGCCGAAGGCTCGACCGAGATTTCGAACTTTTCGGGCGGATTCGACAATCAATCGACGCTGTCGGTGCTGCGCGATGCCGGAATTTCCGTTCGCCAGGAGGAGCTTGCCGCCGGTGACGGGCGGGTCGTCCGCCGCGTCGTCATCGAGTCGAGCGGCCTGTGGAGCTTCCGCGAGCCGTCCGCGCCCTTGATGTGCAACAACTCCGGCAGCACGATGCGCATGATGGCGGGGATCCTGGCCGCGCAGCCTTTCCTGAGCGAGCTGGTCGGCGACGCTTCGCTGATGAAGCGCCCGATGAAGCGCGTGGCTGATCCGTTGCGGCAGATGGGGGCGGAGATTTCGCTCTCCGACGCCGGAACCGCGCCGGTCGTCATCACCGGCACCAAAGAGCTGAAAACGATTGAGTACCATCTGCCCGTGCCCTCGGCGCAGGTGAAGTCGCTCGTGGCCTTCGCCGCGCTGCACGCTGACGGGCAGTCGAAGATCGTCGAGCCGATCCGCTCGCGCGACCACACCGAGCTGATGCTCGGCCTCGAAACCATCGACCGGCCCGACGGCGTCCGCGAGATCATTATCGACGGGCGCAAGCCGATTGCCGCCAAGCCGTTCAGCGTCCCTGCCGATCCGTCGGCGGCCTGCTTCATGATCGCCCTCGGCCTGCTCGGCGAGCGCTCGGAGATCGTGCTGCGCAACGTCTGCCTCAACCCGACGCGGGTGGCATACATCGAGGTGCTTCAGGAGGCGGGCGCGGGGCTTGGCATCGAGAACGTTCGTTCGGAGGGCGGCGAGCCGGTGGGCGACATCGTCGTCCGCAGCTGCTCCGGCCTGAAGCCGCTGCGCATCAGCGACCACGGCGTCGTGGCGGGGGTGATCGACGAGGTGCCGATGCTCGCCGTGCTCTCGGCCTTCGCCTCGGGCGAGTTCGAGCTGCACAACGCCGCCGAGCTGCGCACCAAGGAGAGCGACCGCATCGACGCGCTGGTGGTCAATCTGGAGCGTCTCGGCTTCGAGTGCGAGCAGTACGCCGACGGCTTCGTGGTCAAGGGGCGTCCGACGGTCAACCGCGAGGAGGCGGTGATCGAGTGCTTCGACGACCACCGCATCGCCATGAGCTTCGCCATCGCCGCCGAAGCCGCAGGCGCATCGCTGCGCCTCTCGGATCGCGACGTGGCAGGCGTCTCGTTCCCGAACTTCTTCGCGATTATCGAGTCGCTGAGGCAGTAG
- the rpsU gene encoding 30S ribosomal protein S21 has product MVSVQVNDNESIDKLLKRFKKKYERAGVLKEFRKKAYFVKPSIDNRLKRSRCKRRAQRANEERNS; this is encoded by the coding sequence TTGGTCAGCGTTCAGGTAAATGATAATGAATCGATTGACAAGCTGCTCAAGCGTTTCAAAAAGAAATACGAGAGAGCGGGCGTTCTGAAGGAGTTTCGCAAGAAGGCGTACTTCGTGAAGCCTTCGATCGACAACCGTCTGAAGCGTTCAAGATGCAAGCGTCGCGCACAGCGAGCGAACGAAGAGCGCAACTCCTGA
- a CDS encoding cystathionine beta-synthase, with protein MTNDIFDISGNTPLVLMKQLTRQKRARFMAKLEYMNPCFSHYCRVSAAIVRDAEERGAIHPGMTLVDWTFGTSGIALALAAVSRGYKLLLAAPDNICREKQEVLRALGAELVFTPSEALPGDLQSCVDVAENLVRTLPNAWFANMYENPVSRQVHEDATGPEIFRQSEGKVTHVFVPMASGAMISGIGRYFKSVNPQVQIIGVEPEGSIYRDLHAGKSQGCAASFQLEDIGAVRPTSFWEPEVIDRIVQVSDADAFNCGRELLRAEAVFAGGASGAAMAAALREGDSYGDDALVVVMMTDFGGYDLSRMYNDDWMRRQGFYRKAKTALDQITADDILQRKARKDLIFAQPEQTLAEVFETMKQNDVSQMPIVSFGAPIGSISENRILSILIENDSAMNAKVVAFMEKPFPVCKPDATISELSEKLQANASGVLISLSDGRLQLINKSDLIDALTHK; from the coding sequence ATGACCAACGACATTTTCGACATTTCAGGCAACACTCCGCTGGTTCTCATGAAACAGCTTACCCGGCAGAAACGCGCCCGGTTCATGGCGAAGCTCGAATACATGAATCCCTGCTTTTCGCATTACTGCCGCGTTTCGGCGGCCATCGTGCGAGACGCCGAGGAGCGTGGCGCGATCCACCCCGGCATGACGCTCGTGGACTGGACTTTCGGTACGAGCGGTATCGCGCTGGCGCTGGCGGCGGTCAGCCGGGGCTACAAACTGCTGCTGGCCGCGCCGGACAACATCTGCCGCGAAAAGCAGGAGGTGCTCCGGGCACTTGGCGCGGAGCTGGTGTTCACCCCGTCGGAGGCCTTGCCTGGCGACCTGCAAAGCTGCGTCGATGTGGCCGAGAACCTCGTTCGCACGCTGCCGAATGCCTGGTTCGCCAACATGTACGAAAATCCGGTCAGCCGCCAGGTGCACGAGGATGCCACCGGGCCGGAGATTTTCCGGCAGAGCGAGGGCAAGGTGACGCATGTGTTCGTGCCGATGGCTTCGGGCGCGATGATCTCAGGAATCGGGCGTTACTTCAAATCGGTCAACCCGCAGGTGCAGATTATCGGCGTCGAGCCGGAAGGGTCGATCTACCGCGATCTGCACGCTGGCAAGAGCCAGGGGTGCGCCGCTTCGTTCCAGCTCGAAGATATTGGCGCGGTGAGGCCGACCTCATTCTGGGAGCCGGAGGTGATCGACCGGATCGTGCAGGTGAGTGACGCCGACGCCTTCAACTGTGGCCGCGAGCTGCTGCGGGCCGAAGCGGTCTTCGCGGGTGGAGCCTCCGGCGCGGCGATGGCCGCGGCGCTCCGGGAGGGCGACTCCTATGGCGACGATGCGCTCGTGGTGGTGATGATGACTGATTTCGGTGGCTACGACCTGTCGCGCATGTACAACGACGACTGGATGCGGCGGCAGGGATTTTACCGCAAAGCCAAGACGGCGCTCGACCAGATCACAGCGGACGACATCCTGCAACGCAAGGCCCGCAAAGACCTCATCTTCGCCCAGCCCGAGCAGACGCTCGCCGAGGTGTTCGAAACGATGAAGCAGAACGACGTCTCGCAGATGCCCATCGTCTCGTTCGGCGCGCCCATTGGCAGTATCAGCGAAAACAGGATTCTCTCCATCCTCATCGAGAACGACTCGGCCATGAACGCCAAGGTGGTTGCCTTCATGGAAAAGCCCTTCCCGGTCTGCAAGCCAGACGCGACCATTTCCGAATTGTCGGAAAAATTGCAGGCAAATGCCTCCGGCGTGCTCATCAGCCTCAGCGATGGCCGCTTGCAACTGATTAACAAATCAGACCTTATCGATGCCCTGACCCACAAGTGA
- the alr gene encoding alanine racemase, translating into MSVSHEQNSSVTAPNGPYLSEALISLGNLRRNLACIRAITGPQCRIMGIVKANAYGHGAAQVTATLEAEGVRDFGVANIHEAIELQQEHRMQPDSRLLAFSSPLTEHIGLYLRHGVEMTVCNHETVRAAEAIAAADGGRLRVQVKVDTGMGRLGVTPEEAAGLLELIDASPNLELTGIYTHFAESDKPGGFTARQHERFFGVTRAYEERTGKSVTKHASNSGAIVSMPDARFDMVRPGILLYGCHPVDAEPSPVPVRPVMQFQCRVIFVKEVAAGTSISYSRTWNAPGTTRIATLSAGYADGFHRTLSNRARVCIGGKSFQQVGTVTMDQTMVDLGGDRSVRVGDTAVLFGWDGPSAGEQAIAAGTISYELLCSVSRRVKRIFV; encoded by the coding sequence GTGAGCGTCAGTCACGAACAAAACTCCTCCGTCACCGCGCCGAACGGCCCCTATCTCTCGGAAGCGCTCATCTCGCTCGGCAATCTCCGCCGCAACCTCGCCTGCATCCGCGCCATCACCGGGCCGCAGTGCCGCATCATGGGCATCGTCAAGGCCAACGCTTACGGCCACGGAGCCGCGCAGGTCACGGCAACGCTCGAAGCGGAAGGGGTGCGTGATTTCGGCGTGGCCAACATCCACGAAGCCATCGAACTCCAGCAAGAGCACCGGATGCAGCCGGATTCGCGCCTCCTCGCCTTCTCCTCGCCGCTCACGGAGCACATCGGTCTGTACCTTCGACACGGCGTGGAGATGACCGTCTGCAACCACGAAACCGTCCGCGCAGCCGAGGCGATTGCCGCTGCGGACGGCGGACGGCTCCGGGTGCAGGTGAAGGTGGATACCGGCATGGGGCGGCTCGGCGTCACGCCTGAAGAGGCCGCCGGACTGCTGGAGCTGATCGACGCCAGTCCGAACCTCGAACTCACCGGCATCTACACCCACTTCGCCGAGAGCGACAAACCCGGAGGCTTCACCGCCCGCCAGCACGAACGCTTCTTCGGCGTGACCAGAGCGTACGAAGAGCGCACGGGAAAAAGCGTGACGAAGCACGCCTCCAACAGCGGCGCTATCGTCTCGATGCCCGACGCGCGGTTCGACATGGTGCGCCCCGGCATTCTGCTCTACGGCTGTCACCCGGTTGACGCAGAACCATCGCCCGTGCCTGTGCGACCGGTGATGCAGTTCCAGTGCCGGGTGATCTTCGTCAAGGAGGTCGCGGCGGGAACGTCGATCAGCTACAGCCGCACCTGGAACGCCCCCGGAACGACGCGAATCGCGACGCTCTCCGCCGGATACGCCGACGGCTTCCACCGCACGCTCTCCAACCGGGCGCGAGTCTGCATCGGCGGCAAGAGCTTCCAGCAGGTCGGCACGGTCACGATGGATCAGACGATGGTTGACCTCGGCGGCGACCGCTCGGTCAGGGTTGGCGACACGGCGGTGCTCTTCGGCTGGGACGGCCCGTCGGCGGGCGAACAGGCAATCGCCGCCGGAACGATCAGCTACGAACTGCTCTGCTCGGTTTCGCGCCGGGTGAAAAGGATTTTTGTGTGA
- a CDS encoding ComEA family DNA-binding protein, whose protein sequence is MKFLDNVAVKLGVTKAEMTAVTLLTFFLLLGGALKYSGSVQEADKLIAQTEEARYSEAEVDSLLSLAMKPGDAVAAEPPGMVAGREEQEESATRSTARRSSKKKFTGTMAFRTASAAQLQRIPGVGPVMARRLIEFRKQSGGKVDHFNDFLKVKGIGKKKLELLQKHLTLD, encoded by the coding sequence ATGAAATTTCTGGACAATGTCGCCGTGAAACTCGGCGTCACGAAGGCGGAGATGACCGCCGTCACGCTGCTCACCTTTTTCCTCCTGCTCGGTGGAGCGCTGAAGTATAGCGGCTCGGTGCAGGAGGCCGACAAGTTGATCGCGCAGACCGAGGAGGCCCGCTACTCCGAGGCTGAGGTGGACAGCCTGCTCAGCCTCGCCATGAAACCCGGCGATGCCGTGGCCGCTGAACCCCCCGGCATGGTGGCAGGCCGTGAGGAACAGGAGGAGTCTGCGACGCGATCAACAGCGAGGCGTTCGTCAAAGAAAAAATTCACCGGAACGATGGCGTTCAGGACGGCCTCCGCCGCGCAGCTTCAGAGGATCCCCGGCGTCGGCCCGGTGATGGCCCGGCGGCTCATCGAGTTCCGCAAACAGAGTGGGGGAAAAGTCGATCATTTTAACGATTTTCTGAAAGTGAAAGGAATCGGCAAGAAAAAGCTCGAACTCCTCCAGAAGCATCTTACCCTCGACTGA
- a CDS encoding ISL3 family transposase produces MPSLIAHYQQLLGLPETWKVSDVRLSTSGPRIEIHLEYIGPKVECPECGKVGRIYDLAPEQRWRHLDTMEYETHLIARVPRCECKEHRIKTIQVPWATRYSRYTLKFEALAVELLQECSSIQSASRLLRLNWHATNEIMNRAVKRGLSRRNKEAIAHLGLDEKSFRAGHQYVTILNDLKGGRVLEVVQSRTTDGAEALLLSFEASQRQGVKSISMDMWKPFAIAAKKHLPQADIVHDRFHISKYLNEAVDTVRRQESRQLHHAGDRTLIGSKFTWLRNPENMTESQRTSFDQLMACELKTGKAWSMKNMFREFWRLGCRESASFFFDYWSERVDQLALKPMIKVKELLKRHLDNILNYFEHEMTNAVSEGLNSKIQLYKASARGFHSFHSYRIRILFYCGKLNMAITG; encoded by the coding sequence ATGCCGAGCCTCATTGCCCATTACCAGCAGTTATTAGGATTACCAGAAACATGGAAGGTGTCTGATGTCCGGCTGTCGACGTCCGGCCCCCGGATAGAAATCCATCTGGAGTATATCGGACCCAAAGTCGAATGCCCTGAATGCGGCAAGGTCGGACGAATTTATGACCTGGCGCCAGAACAACGGTGGCGGCATCTGGATACCATGGAGTACGAGACGCATCTGATAGCCAGGGTGCCTCGGTGTGAGTGCAAAGAGCACAGGATCAAGACAATTCAAGTTCCGTGGGCAACGCGCTATTCGCGCTACACCCTGAAGTTTGAAGCGCTTGCTGTCGAGTTGCTTCAGGAGTGTTCAAGCATTCAGTCGGCATCGAGGCTCTTGCGATTGAACTGGCATGCAACCAACGAGATCATGAACCGTGCAGTTAAGCGAGGCCTGAGCCGCCGGAATAAGGAGGCGATTGCTCATCTTGGTCTTGATGAAAAGAGCTTCCGGGCAGGCCATCAGTATGTGACGATCCTGAACGACCTGAAAGGTGGCCGGGTACTTGAGGTGGTCCAGAGCCGAACGACCGATGGAGCAGAAGCGCTACTCCTCAGCTTTGAAGCATCGCAACGCCAGGGTGTGAAATCGATCTCGATGGATATGTGGAAACCCTTCGCGATTGCTGCCAAAAAGCATCTGCCGCAGGCCGATATTGTGCATGACCGTTTCCATATCAGCAAATATCTGAACGAGGCGGTCGACACGGTTCGTCGCCAAGAGTCCCGTCAACTTCATCATGCAGGGGACAGGACTCTGATTGGCTCGAAATTCACCTGGCTGCGCAATCCGGAGAACATGACGGAAAGCCAGCGGACAAGCTTTGATCAATTGATGGCCTGTGAGCTGAAAACCGGAAAAGCCTGGTCGATGAAGAACATGTTTCGGGAGTTCTGGCGGCTGGGTTGTCGAGAGAGTGCAAGCTTCTTTTTCGATTACTGGTCTGAACGCGTTGACCAGTTAGCGTTGAAACCCATGATCAAGGTCAAAGAGCTGCTGAAGCGGCATCTCGACAACATCCTGAACTATTTCGAGCACGAAATGACCAACGCAGTTTCCGAAGGTCTGAACAGCAAGATCCAGTTGTACAAAGCATCGGCCCGTGGGTTCCACAGCTTTCACAGCTACCGCATAAGGATTTTGTTTTACTGTGGAAAGCTCAACATGGCTATTACCGGTTGA
- a CDS encoding Shedu immune nuclease family protein, with protein sequence MPDKFEFFKNKRPDRVYLSRSLTERLSRKNESGVVEPYSRPFRIVSKVIDSTESHQFFKDGKQVSLRITEGQRQEIKAKFYEDTRGISTLQIQKYTIESGSPHSVYFTFVDKEISILFNFLRNIEILPLDGDGSAKLDDKFVESIVLTKEQALQLLRQQPDLLEELSKNDITAQDVATLGYRRKQLSDFEKLLTDPAFFEQCKTALGSNKKPEDVWQNFFEKNTWIFGYGLNYFLNSPLDGEKFEQVVKGHDFVGAGKRVDALLKTHGFVSALSFGEIKTHKTHLLKQTSIPYRKESWQISDDLSGGIAQVQRSVQISLSNIRSRTLIKNETGEPTGEEVFMYQPKSFLVIGSLSEFQGKYGINEEKYSSFELFRRNLTSPEIITFDELYQRAKFIAESSEA encoded by the coding sequence ATGCCTGATAAATTTGAGTTCTTTAAAAACAAGCGACCAGATCGGGTGTATCTCAGCAGATCCCTCACTGAAAGGCTCAGTCGAAAGAATGAGTCCGGAGTGGTTGAACCTTATTCGCGTCCATTCAGAATTGTTTCAAAAGTCATAGATAGCACTGAATCACATCAGTTCTTCAAAGACGGGAAACAGGTCTCACTCAGAATAACAGAAGGACAGAGACAGGAAATAAAAGCGAAGTTTTACGAAGACACTCGCGGCATTTCAACTCTTCAGATTCAAAAATACACCATTGAGAGCGGTAGTCCCCACAGCGTGTACTTTACATTTGTCGATAAAGAAATATCCATTCTTTTCAATTTTCTCAGAAATATCGAAATTCTTCCGCTTGATGGAGATGGCAGTGCAAAACTCGACGACAAGTTTGTTGAAAGTATCGTGCTCACGAAAGAGCAAGCGCTTCAACTGCTAAGACAACAACCAGACCTTCTTGAAGAACTGTCAAAGAACGACATAACAGCCCAGGACGTAGCTACTCTTGGCTACCGAAGAAAACAGCTATCAGATTTTGAGAAACTGTTAACTGACCCCGCTTTCTTCGAACAATGCAAAACCGCTCTTGGGTCTAACAAAAAACCAGAAGATGTTTGGCAAAATTTCTTCGAAAAGAACACATGGATTTTTGGCTACGGTCTCAACTACTTCCTTAACTCACCTCTGGACGGAGAAAAATTTGAACAGGTAGTAAAAGGACATGACTTTGTCGGAGCAGGCAAACGCGTTGATGCACTTCTTAAAACACATGGCTTTGTTAGCGCACTTTCTTTTGGGGAAATAAAAACTCACAAAACTCACCTGCTAAAACAAACTTCGATACCTTACCGAAAAGAAAGCTGGCAAATTTCTGACGATTTGTCTGGTGGCATCGCCCAAGTACAACGATCTGTGCAAATATCTCTTTCCAACATCCGATCAAGAACACTTATCAAGAACGAAACTGGCGAACCAACCGGTGAGGAAGTTTTTATGTATCAGCCCAAGTCATTTCTGGTCATTGGTTCGCTGTCCGAATTCCAGGGAAAGTATGGAATCAATGAAGAAAAATACTCATCATTTGAACTTTTCAGAAGAAACTTGACCTCCCCTGAAATAATCACATTCGATGAACTATATCAACGAGCAAAGTTTATAGCAGAGTCGAGCGAGGCATAA
- a CDS encoding aspartate-semialdehyde dehydrogenase yields the protein MSSEAGYRVAVLGATGLVGRTMIKVLEERNFPVSELVPLASPRSRGEVIAFKGREFVTEVPSAEIFEGVDIALFSAGASASREWAPVAAAAGAIVIDNSSAFRMDEGIPLVVPEVNPESIFDREGKAAPIIANPNCSTIQMVVALKPLYDAYGIRRVVVSTYQSVTGKGKAGRDALESELAGNIPEDFTHFHQIAFNAVPQIDAFTENGYTKEEMKMVNETKKIMADDTIEVSPTTVRIPVYGGHGESLNVELKSDFDIEEVRALLAGSPGIVMQDDPSARLYPMPMTSYERDEVFVGRLRPDYWHPRTLNLWVVADNLRKGAATNAVQIAELLVGNL from the coding sequence ATGAGCAGTGAAGCAGGCTACCGTGTAGCCGTTCTTGGTGCAACCGGCCTTGTTGGCAGAACCATGATCAAGGTGCTCGAAGAGCGCAATTTCCCGGTCAGCGAGCTGGTGCCGCTCGCCTCGCCGCGCAGCCGTGGCGAAGTGATCGCCTTCAAGGGGCGCGAGTTCGTGACCGAAGTGCCGTCGGCGGAGATTTTCGAGGGCGTTGACATCGCGCTCTTCTCTGCTGGCGCGTCGGCCAGCAGGGAGTGGGCGCCCGTGGCGGCGGCGGCAGGCGCGATCGTGATCGACAACTCCTCGGCCTTCCGCATGGACGAGGGGATTCCGCTGGTGGTGCCGGAGGTCAATCCCGAATCGATCTTCGACCGCGAAGGCAAGGCGGCCCCCATCATCGCCAATCCCAACTGCTCGACCATCCAGATGGTGGTGGCGCTCAAGCCGCTCTACGACGCCTACGGCATCCGCCGCGTAGTGGTTTCGACCTACCAGTCGGTCACCGGCAAGGGCAAGGCCGGACGCGACGCGCTCGAAAGCGAGCTGGCGGGCAACATTCCGGAGGATTTCACCCATTTCCACCAGATCGCCTTCAACGCCGTGCCGCAGATCGACGCATTCACCGAAAACGGCTACACGAAGGAGGAGATGAAGATGGTCAACGAAACGAAGAAGATCATGGCCGACGACACCATCGAGGTTTCGCCGACCACCGTGCGCATTCCGGTTTACGGTGGCCACGGTGAGTCGCTGAACGTCGAGCTGAAGAGCGATTTCGACATCGAGGAGGTTCGCGCGCTGCTCGCCGGATCGCCTGGCATCGTCATGCAGGACGATCCGTCCGCCCGCCTCTACCCGATGCCGATGACCTCCTACGAGCGCGACGAGGTGTTCGTTGGCCGCCTGCGCCCCGACTACTGGCATCCGCGCACGCTGAACCTCTGGGTCGTGGCCGACAACCTCCGCAAAGGCGCCGCCACCAACGCCGTGCAAATCGCCGAACTGCTGGTGGGGAATCTGTGA
- the dusB gene encoding tRNA dihydrouridine synthase DusB, with translation MRIGTIEIDRPIILAPMEDVTDRAFRQLCKQHGADIVYTEFISAEAIRRGAEKSIRKLRMDEHERPVAVQIFGSTVESMVEAAAIAESYEPDYLDINFGCPVKKVAGRGAGAALLREPEKLSAIASAVVNAVSLPVTAKTRIGWDHDSINITDTVRRFEDAGIQAVAVHGRTRSDMYKGRADWGRIAEAKAACSIPLIANGDVWNAADAVAMFAETGADGIMIGRGSIGNPFIFAQAKSLVKTGERLPAPSYRDRIEAAREHLRLSLEYKGEKHGVLEMRRHYSTYLKGLPGVSKVRNLLVREPDPAVIVELLREFEASCEALDREGLLKEGGENLNDHSPRLILNY, from the coding sequence ATGCGCATTGGAACCATCGAGATCGACCGCCCCATCATCCTCGCGCCAATGGAGGATGTGACCGACCGCGCCTTCCGGCAGCTCTGCAAGCAGCACGGGGCGGACATCGTTTACACCGAATTCATCAGCGCGGAAGCGATCAGGCGCGGCGCGGAGAAGTCGATCCGCAAGCTCAGGATGGACGAGCACGAGCGGCCGGTGGCGGTGCAGATTTTCGGCAGCACGGTCGAGTCGATGGTGGAGGCGGCGGCCATCGCCGAGAGTTACGAGCCGGACTATCTCGACATCAACTTCGGCTGTCCGGTGAAAAAAGTGGCCGGGCGCGGAGCCGGAGCGGCGCTGCTCAGGGAGCCGGAGAAGCTCTCGGCCATCGCCTCGGCGGTGGTCAACGCCGTTTCGCTGCCGGTGACCGCCAAGACGCGCATCGGCTGGGATCACGACTCGATCAACATAACCGACACCGTGCGGCGGTTCGAAGACGCGGGCATCCAGGCGGTCGCGGTGCACGGGCGCACCCGCAGCGACATGTACAAAGGCCGTGCCGACTGGGGGCGCATCGCCGAGGCGAAGGCTGCGTGCTCGATTCCGCTGATCGCCAACGGCGACGTCTGGAACGCCGCCGACGCCGTGGCGATGTTCGCCGAGACCGGCGCGGATGGCATCATGATCGGGCGCGGCTCCATCGGCAATCCCTTCATCTTCGCGCAGGCCAAAAGTCTGGTCAAAACAGGCGAACGACTTCCGGCTCCTTCCTACCGCGACCGGATCGAAGCTGCGCGTGAGCACTTGCGCCTGTCGCTGGAGTACAAGGGCGAGAAGCATGGCGTGCTTGAAATGCGCCGCCACTACTCGACCTACCTGAAAGGGTTGCCGGGCGTCTCGAAAGTTCGCAACCTTCTGGTGCGCGAACCTGACCCGGCGGTGATCGTCGAACTGCTCCGCGAATTCGAGGCGTCGTGCGAGGCGCTCGACCGCGAGGGGCTTCTCAAAGAGGGGGGTGAAAACCTGAACGATCACTCGCCGAGACTGATTCTCAATTACTAA
- the recA gene encoding recombinase RecA, with protein MEKEKPQQQQQPQAVDPARLKQLNLAIETLEKQFGKGSIMRLGDDSPVLQVQSISTGSMALDYALGVGGLPRGRVTEIYGPESSGKTTLALHVIAEAQKGGGIAAIVDAEHAFDPTYARRLGVDINALLVSQPESGEQALSIVETLVRSGAVDIVVIDSVAALVPQAELEGEMGDSVVGLQARLMSQALRKLTGAISKSSSVCLFINQLRDKIGVMYGSPETTTGGKALKFYSSVRLDIRKIAQIKDGEEVIGNRTKVKVVKNKVAPPFKTAEFDILYGEGISVLGELIDMAVEFGIIKKAGAWFSYGTEKLGQGRENVKKLLKEDETLRNTIRQQVRATLTGAPTE; from the coding sequence ATGGAAAAAGAGAAACCACAACAGCAGCAACAGCCGCAAGCCGTCGATCCGGCAAGGCTCAAACAGCTCAACCTCGCGATAGAGACTCTCGAAAAACAGTTCGGCAAAGGCTCGATCATGCGCCTCGGCGACGATTCGCCCGTTTTGCAGGTGCAGTCTATATCGACCGGTTCGATGGCGCTTGACTACGCTCTTGGCGTCGGTGGTTTGCCGCGTGGCCGCGTGACCGAAATCTACGGCCCTGAGTCCTCCGGCAAGACCACGCTCGCCCTGCACGTCATCGCCGAGGCGCAGAAAGGAGGCGGCATCGCGGCCATCGTCGATGCGGAGCACGCCTTCGATCCGACCTACGCCCGCAGGCTCGGCGTCGATATCAACGCTCTGCTCGTCAGCCAGCCCGAGTCGGGCGAGCAGGCGCTCTCCATCGTCGAAACGCTCGTGCGCAGCGGCGCGGTGGACATCGTCGTCATTGACTCGGTGGCGGCCTTGGTGCCGCAGGCCGAACTCGAAGGCGAGATGGGCGACAGCGTCGTTGGCCTCCAGGCGCGGCTCATGAGCCAGGCGCTGCGAAAGCTCACCGGCGCGATCTCCAAGTCGAGCAGCGTCTGCCTTTTCATCAACCAGCTTCGCGACAAGATCGGCGTGATGTACGGCAGCCCCGAAACCACCACCGGCGGCAAGGCGCTGAAGTTCTACTCCTCCGTGCGCCTCGACATCCGCAAGATCGCGCAGATCAAGGATGGCGAAGAGGTGATCGGCAACCGCACCAAGGTGAAGGTGGTCAAGAACAAGGTGGCTCCGCCCTTCAAGACCGCCGAGTTCGATATTCTCTACGGCGAAGGCATTTCGGTGCTGGGCGAGCTGATCGACATGGCTGTCGAGTTCGGCATCATCAAGAAGGCGGGCGCGTGGTTCAGCTACGGCACCGAAAAGCTTGGGCAGGGACGCGAGAACGTCAAGAAGCTGCTCAAGGAGGACGAGACACTACGCAACACGATCCGCCAGCAGGTGCGCGCCACGCTTACCGGAGCGCCAACCGAATAA